One Kineococcus radiotolerans SRS30216 = ATCC BAA-149 DNA window includes the following coding sequences:
- a CDS encoding FadR/GntR family transcriptional regulator → MTQTDAARSRAGATPGTAGTGGPRVAAVTERLVTAIATGQYLPGSRLPPERDLAAALGAGRMTVRAALAHLARRGLIETHRGRHGGSFVLQQWPDSSTEIVGRTLSATYAQLRDLCEAIARLHGAVCRAAAEHRSPADLERIGAALEAYAAAGSGLASQQADSALHLALIDAAHNDTLRRVLADLEGQLSIGAPAHLWGAPEGMHAMEARALREHRDLVAAVAGRRADDAERIARAHVAIDLELLSAALARTGALPAGTPTAP, encoded by the coding sequence ATGACGCAGACGGACGCGGCGCGGTCGCGGGCGGGCGCGACGCCCGGGACGGCCGGGACGGGCGGCCCCCGCGTGGCCGCGGTGACCGAGCGGCTGGTCACGGCCATCGCCACCGGGCAGTACCTGCCCGGGTCCCGCCTGCCCCCCGAGCGCGACCTCGCCGCGGCGCTGGGCGCGGGGCGGATGACGGTGCGCGCCGCGCTCGCCCACCTGGCCCGGCGGGGGCTCATCGAGACCCACCGCGGCCGCCACGGCGGTTCCTTCGTGCTCCAGCAGTGGCCGGACTCCTCCACCGAGATCGTCGGGCGCACCCTGTCCGCGACCTACGCGCAGCTGCGCGACCTGTGCGAGGCCATCGCCCGCCTGCACGGGGCGGTCTGCCGGGCCGCGGCCGAGCACCGCTCCCCGGCCGACCTGGAGCGGATCGGGGCGGCGCTGGAGGCCTACGCCGCGGCGGGCTCGGGCCTGGCCTCCCAGCAGGCCGACAGCGCCCTGCACCTGGCGCTCATCGACGCCGCCCACAACGACACCCTGCGCCGGGTGCTGGCCGACCTCGAGGGTCAGCTGAGCATCGGGGCCCCCGCGCACCTGTGGGGCGCGCCGGAGGGCATGCACGCCATGGAGGCGCGGGCGCTGCGCGAGCACCGCGACCTCGTGGCCGCCGTGGCCGGGCGCCGCGCGGACGACGCCGAGCGCATCGCCCGGGCCCACGTCGCCATCGACCTGGAGCTGCTGAGCGCGGCCCTGGCCCGCACCGGTGCCCTCCCCGCGGGGACCCCCACCGCGCCGTGA
- a CDS encoding APC family permease, translated as MSEQQRTLESFGYRQQLKRSVSTFDLLVYGLVFMVPIAPWAIFGTVYDSAGGMVPLVYLIGLVAMLFTALAYGQMAKAFPLAGSVFSYVGRGVHPALGFLAGWVMLLDYLLIPTLLYVFAAESMVGIFPGSPRWVWALVFVAVNTVVNLLGISSLKLANRVFLAVEIVFVAAFVVIAATALNGGTIPGAEWGATPFWDSSQVSGPLIAAALSIAVLSFLGFDGISTLAEETTGRRNPAGRAMLIALFVVASLFVVQTWLASLLAAGRDSFGEAAAGNAFFDLVEAASSPGWKTAFLVVNVVAVGIANAMAAQAATSRLLFSMSRDRQLPAFLSRISGRQVPVAAILVVTALTLVLVLFFVGQIALISSLVNFGALFGFCLLHVSVVVHHLVRGRSRNLLLHLVCPVLGFLIIGYVLLNAGAPAQIGGTAWLLVGAVVLAVNLRSGRGAPSLPAAGAAEPAEAAGRS; from the coding sequence GTGAGCGAGCAGCAGCGCACCCTGGAGTCCTTCGGCTACCGGCAGCAGCTCAAGCGGTCCGTCTCCACCTTCGACCTGCTGGTCTACGGCCTGGTGTTCATGGTCCCGATCGCGCCCTGGGCGATCTTCGGGACCGTCTACGACAGCGCAGGGGGCATGGTCCCCCTCGTCTACCTCATCGGCCTCGTCGCCATGCTCTTCACCGCGCTCGCCTACGGGCAGATGGCGAAGGCGTTCCCGCTGGCGGGGTCGGTGTTCTCCTACGTCGGGCGCGGGGTCCACCCCGCGCTGGGGTTCCTCGCCGGCTGGGTGATGCTGCTGGACTACCTGCTCATCCCGACGCTGCTCTACGTGTTCGCGGCCGAGTCGATGGTCGGCATCTTCCCCGGCAGCCCGCGGTGGGTGTGGGCGCTGGTGTTCGTGGCCGTCAACACCGTGGTGAACCTGCTGGGCATCAGCTCGCTGAAGCTGGCCAACCGGGTGTTCCTCGCGGTCGAGATCGTCTTCGTCGCCGCCTTCGTGGTCATCGCCGCGACCGCCCTCAACGGCGGGACGATCCCCGGCGCGGAGTGGGGGGCGACGCCGTTCTGGGACTCCTCGCAGGTCAGCGGCCCGCTCATCGCCGCGGCGCTGTCCATCGCCGTGCTCAGCTTCCTCGGCTTCGACGGGATCTCCACCCTGGCCGAGGAGACCACCGGCCGCCGGAACCCGGCCGGGCGGGCGATGCTCATCGCGCTGTTCGTCGTCGCGTCCCTCTTCGTCGTCCAGACCTGGCTGGCCAGCCTGCTCGCGGCCGGGCGGGACTCCTTCGGCGAGGCCGCGGCCGGCAACGCGTTCTTCGACCTCGTCGAGGCCGCCTCCAGCCCGGGCTGGAAGACCGCGTTCCTCGTCGTCAACGTCGTGGCCGTCGGCATCGCCAACGCCATGGCCGCGCAGGCCGCCACCTCGCGCCTGCTGTTCTCGATGAGCCGCGACCGCCAGCTGCCCGCGTTCCTGTCCCGCATCAGCGGGCGGCAGGTCCCGGTGGCCGCGATCCTCGTCGTCACCGCCCTGACGCTGGTCCTGGTGCTGTTCTTCGTCGGGCAGATCGCGCTGATCTCCTCGCTGGTGAACTTCGGCGCGCTGTTCGGGTTCTGCCTCCTGCACGTCTCGGTGGTCGTCCACCACCTCGTGCGGGGGCGCTCGCGGAACCTCCTCCTGCACCTGGTCTGCCCCGTGCTGGGGTTCCTGATCATCGGCTACGTGCTGCTCAACGCCGGGGCGCCCGCGCAGATCGGCGGGACCGCCTGGCTCCTCGTCGGGGCCGTGGTGCTCGCGGTCAACCTGCGCTCGGGCCGCGGGGCCCCGAGCCTGCCGGCGGCGGGAGCGGCGGAACCGGCGGAGGCGGCCGGCCGCTCCTGA
- a CDS encoding proline iminopeptidase-family hydrolase — MPATTVESRTLPVLGHETWVQVTTPTDPRPGALPLVVLHGGPGMAHDYVANLAALAAETGRTVVHYDQLGCGRSTHLPDAPPGYWTPQLFVDEFHAVLAGLGIERCHVLGQSWGGMLGAEIAVRGPASLVSLAICNSPASMSLWVEGAAQLRAELPADVRDALDRHEAAGTTTDPEYLAATQVFYARHVCRTTPVHPDFAATEAQLEADPTVYHTMNGPNEFHVVGTLRDWSIVDRLPAIAVPTLVVAGEFDEATPATWAPFVERIPDVTSHVFPGASHCSHLEQPEEFRAVVAAFLARHDDTAGESR; from the coding sequence ATGCCCGCCACGACCGTCGAGTCCCGCACCCTGCCCGTCCTGGGCCACGAGACCTGGGTGCAGGTCACCACCCCCACCGACCCCCGCCCCGGGGCGCTGCCGCTCGTCGTCCTGCACGGCGGCCCCGGCATGGCCCACGACTACGTCGCCAACCTCGCCGCCCTCGCCGCCGAGACCGGCCGCACCGTCGTCCACTACGACCAGCTCGGGTGCGGGCGCAGCACCCACCTGCCCGACGCTCCCCCCGGGTACTGGACCCCGCAGCTGTTCGTCGACGAGTTCCACGCCGTCCTCGCCGGCCTGGGGATCGAGCGCTGCCACGTGCTGGGCCAGTCCTGGGGCGGGATGCTCGGCGCCGAGATCGCCGTGCGCGGTCCCGCCTCCCTCGTCTCGCTGGCCATCTGCAACTCCCCGGCCTCGATGTCGCTGTGGGTGGAGGGCGCCGCGCAGCTGCGGGCCGAACTGCCCGCCGACGTCCGCGACGCGCTGGACCGCCACGAGGCCGCCGGCACGACGACCGACCCCGAGTACCTGGCCGCCACGCAGGTCTTCTACGCCCGCCACGTCTGCCGGACCACCCCGGTCCACCCCGACTTCGCGGCGACCGAGGCCCAGCTGGAGGCGGACCCGACCGTCTACCACACCATGAACGGGCCCAACGAGTTCCACGTCGTCGGCACCCTGCGCGACTGGAGCATCGTCGACCGCCTGCCCGCGATCGCCGTCCCCACCCTCGTCGTCGCCGGCGAGTTCGACGAGGCCACCCCCGCGACCTGGGCCCCGTTCGTCGAGCGGATCCCCGACGTCACCAGCCACGTGTTCCCCGGCGCCAGCCACTGCAGCCACCTCGAGCAGCCCGAGGAGTTCCGCGCGGTCGTCGCCGCCTTCCTCGCCCGCCACGACGACACCGCGGGGGAGTCGCGGTGA